TAGGAGTCGCACCAGTAGGAATATGGAGGAAGTTTCGGGAGGATAGTGACTGTGTCTGAAAGTTAATGGAAACTATGCAAACATGCACATATTGAGCTTAAGAAGAAGAGAAAACTCACTCATATTATTTTACCAGTCTTGTAGGAATTGAATttgtaggattttttttaatgattttgctCCATGATTAGTAATTTGAAATACATCTGatcattttcattaataattaattataaatcttgttttttcttagctaattttgcCATGCCAATTGTTTACATTTTGAGagattattattactacttgtaaaacagtttaataattattcttgTTATTAAGATTgattaagtctgataattattgttaattaatacctaattagtggttaggtaatctagctttaaaaaaatgtcaatatattaaatcaatttgcacttaaaacggtttttttttcattttaaattaaaaaaagtctaacagttttcaagaaaattgggaaaacCCTCTGGacagtttttccttatttagCCGTAAATCGacaaataaaagagttatggaagatttttggaaaatttgataaatttttgagtgaaaaattgaaaaaaaaaattttaaaaaataaaggagttatgagaggtttttgaaaaatttcccaatttttGGGTgagcattttgaaaaaaatattgtttttggaaaaattgaatttttttttgccaaatcaATAAATCGTttaaaacacttcaaaaaagtcttataaaaattttttgaaaaatgtaccagaaaaaagttatttccaaTTTTCCCGGAAAAAGACTTCCGCAAAAAGTCCACGTACCTACGCAtaggaaaatgttcataattttggtttttattttttttctggaaaactattggttgaagaaaaaaattgttaaaacaaaagttgtttggaatattaatgcgcatcagatacagtagaaaaataatttttaagtctcgcagtttttcagaaaattgggaaaaacctcttaacagtttttcctcattttctcgaaaaccagtaagacaataaaaaaaattcttttagcaCTGAATTCCtgatcaaaaatagaacaaatcttaaggaataacatttagtcgaaaaataaaaaataaagaaggtATGAgaggtttttgagaaatttgacaatttttggataaaaattttgaaaaaatttttttttgaaaaaattgaatctttttttttgccaagCGATAAATCGctaaaaacactttaaaaaagtcttataaaacttttttgaaaaatgcaccagaaaaaagttatacccaattttcccGGAAAAAGTCTTGcgcaaaaaatccaaagggtacccctggaaaaatgttcataattttggtttttattttttttctgtaaaactattgattggagaaaaaaattgttgaaacaaaagttgtttagaatattaatgcgcatcagatacagcagaaaaataatttttaactctcgcagtttttcagaaaattgagaaaaacctcttaacagtttttcctcattttctcgaaaaccagcaagaaaataaaaaaaattcttttagcaCTGAATTCCtgatcaaaaatagaacaaatcataaggaataacatttagtcgaaaaataaaaaataaaggagttatgagaggtttttgaaaaattttacaatttttcggtgaaaatttaaaaaaaaatatttttttaaaaaattgaatttttttttagccaagCGATAAATCGGTCAAAACACTTCAAAAAAgacatataaaacttttttgaaaaatgtacttgtTAAAAGCTATACCCAATTTTCCCAGAAAGTCTTCCGCAAAAAATCCACGTATGTACccatgggaaaatgttcataattttggtttttattttttttctataaaactattggttgaagaaaaaaattatagaaataaaaattgtttagaatttcaatgcgcatcagatgcaacaaaaaaataatttttacttctcacagttttccagaaaattgggaaaaaccccttaacagtttttccttattttctcgaaaaccagcaagaaaataaaaaaaattcttttagcaCTGAATTCCtgatcaaaaatagaacaaatcataaagaataacatttagtcgaaaaataaaaaataaaggagttatgagaggtttttgaaaaatttgacaatttttcggtgaaaatgttgaaaaaaataatttttgaaaaactttaattttcttttggtAAATCGATAGATCGCTCaaaacacttcaaaaaagtcttataaaacttttttgaaaaatgtacttgtaaaaagttatacccaattttcccaGAAAAAGTCTTTCGCAAAAAATCGACGTACGTAcctatggaaaaatgttcataattttggtttttattttttttctgtaaaactattggttaaagaaaaaaattgttgaaacaaaagttgtttggaatattaatgcgcatcagatacagtagaaaaataatttttaggtctcacagtttttgagaaaataaggaaaaactgttaagaagtttttctcaattttctggcAAACTATgggacttaaaaattatttttctattgcatctgataCGCATtgacattctaaacaacttttatttcaccaatttttttctccaaccgatatttttcctaaaaaaaaataaaaaccaaaattatgaacattttcccagGGGTATGTATGTGGAAGATTTTTTCTGGGAAAattggatataatttttttatggtgtatttttcaaaaaagttttataagacttttttgaagtgttTCAAGCAATTAAtcaattaaccaaaaaaaaataattaaaaaaaaaaaatattttttttcagaattttcacccaaaaattgtcacttttttcaaaaacctctcataactcctttatttttcatttttcgactaaatgttattctttatgatttgctCTATTTTTGATCAGGAATTCAGtgctaaaagaaatttttttattttcttactggttttcgagaaaacgaggaaaaactgttaagaggtttttcccaattttctggaaaactgttagacttaaagaatattttactaCTGTATCTGATGCGCATTaaaattctaaacaacttttattttaacaatttttcctGTCCAATCAATagttttcctgaaaaaaaataaaaaccgaaataatgaacattttcccTTTGGATCTTTTGCAGATgactttttgggaaaattggatataacttttttctggtacattttttaaaaaagttttataggacttttttgaagtgttttGAGCGATTTATtgatttgccaaaaaaaaaaaacaaatttttcaaaaaatactttcttcataaatttcacctaaaaattgtcaaatttttcaaaaacttctcgtaactcctttattttttatttttggactaaatgttattctttatgatttgttctatttttgattgagattccaatgctaaaagaaaattttccaaattcccaatatattttgagaaaattaagaaacaacGTTTAGaggtttttatcaaaattggaaattttGCCTTTTTGGCTGAGAATTTTAGCAATTTCCCtggaatttttgtccaaagaattAGGCTGGAAACTCTggaatttttatggaaattttctCTCTGAAATCGAGTGAGTCTGAACACATTACCCTCAAACCACTCCGAATTTACAGCactaaatactttttaaagaaGATCCGTATATAAAACAAGAAACACAATCATGTGCTACTACCATCTGAAGCATTGGCCCTGCCACTAACCAGATCTAGCTACTCTTGATCTTCCTTCACAGACTCTCAATTCAATAAttctttatacaaaaaaaattaatttagataacAATAACTTACTTCCAAGCCTCCTCTAACTGCTCCAATGGGTGAGTCATGTTTCTCTCATGACTCTGAAGACACAAGACTCTATGGTATTGCTCGTTAGCTATTGTCTTGCATATTTCAGAACAATATTCGACACCACAATCTGGGCAACTTGTAATGTCCTCTTTTTTTGTTTGGCAAAATTCTGGATAAGGTAAGCTGTAGGCGGGTTTTCCTGTAAGTCTTTGGGAATTTTCCTCAGCTGTTTCTAGAGGCCTAGAAAAGGTAAGACGCAAATATGAAGCGAGAACTAGTGTGGATTCTTTAGCACCTTTAAGCATGGATTATTCATATTTAGCTAATTAGTaactaaatagtttttttatttagatcatAAATAAGTCTGATACATGAATGTTGTAGTATTATTTagcaaaataagtaaattttcctTACAGAGGGACACTTGTTTTAGGCACATGATATTGGAGGTGTTTAAAAAACTTGATACCTTACTGAATAGCTTAAGAGTGCTACAGTATTTGTTATTTACAAACAATAGTTAATGCAATTgctataaagttttaaaaaataaattgaaataccTTAAACAGTGGTCGCAAGCTCTATATTTACAGGCTGCGTTCCAGGCCAGCTGGCAACAAATTAAAGGATCTTCCTCGAAAATAACAGTGTCCTTGGGAATGTGCCTAGTTGCATGCAAGGATTTACCCTAGAATAAAACAGATACTTCTGTAgtaaattgtatatttatttatttattgtacttCTATAGTTTACAGGGAGAAGTATTGGTCATATTGTAGGGTAATTGGTTTTACCTTAGGGGTGTCTCTTCTCACTTCCACACTCATTGCTTATAATATATTGCAGTAGAGCAAAGTAAATAccgattattattaaaatatcttcaaatttcCAATAATTCTGGAGATACAAGGAGTGTTTTCTATGATTTTCTAACCTAGAAACTAGTGAATTGACAGTAGTACCTTAACCTAACATAACATCAACATAACCTAAAATTGTCCCATCCATCAAATATCTGACATGTCGCATCAAAACAAAACAGTTTAACAACTTACTACAGTTATTTTctgtttataataattcaatatATTATAAATCAAACATGAGTAAACCGAAAAAAGTGCGTAAACGCTACGAAACCGACTCCTCGGAATCTAGTGTAGACAGTGAGGAGGAGGCACGAAGAAAAGACATAAAAGAAAGGGATGAATTCGCAGAAAGGTTGAAGAAGAAAGATGAATCTAAAACGAGGAATATTGTTCAGGCCTCCGATAGAAGAGCGTATGAGGAAGCCGCTAAAAGGCTGCAGCTTGAAAATGCTGCAAGAGAGAAAATTGTTCCGAAGCTGAGGGTGGAGTCAAGGAGGAAGTATCTCGAGAAGCGTAAGGAGGATAAGCTGCTAGAGTTAGAGGCAGATATACAAGACGATGAGTATCTGTTTGAGGAAGAGGTGTAAgtattcttctagttttttcctacaataatatattttgtttattttaataaaactggtATAACAATTAGGAAGAGCCTTGGAGTAGAAAGAGTTCCTCCCTAGGATAAACACATTCAATCATATTCAACAAAGCTGAGATctttattatacttttttaagtAATACAACCACAATAATGGTAAACTTTCATGCAACAAAAAGAGTGTACTACTAAATAAAGGACAAAATGTCGGCaattcttttgaaataaaatcaattttatttgagGTCCTAAACCTGCGACACTTTCTGtatgtattaattattaagaaaaactacAATTAAGAGAGAAAAGAGGCATGGAAAGccaacaattttaaaacagttaCAAAACGAgcatttttttaacgaatctATGCTCTATAGTGCTTATGTGACTTATCCACCCTAACAGTTCCGTCAACTGTGGATCTCAAATATTATACCCATAATATTATTTGTCCAGCTAAACAGTGAAGAATTCTAATCACTTACtggcaaaaaaattacttcttggGAGtcttttgttctaaattaaaaacccttttcaTAAATCCAACTTTCATGAAAATCCGTAGGAAATTAGGGAATTTATTCCAGTGTTTCTCTTTGGGGTCATTAATTTGTCGTATTtctacatatttaaattttacttggaaagtattcagtttttcaaaatttttatagatacacttcttgttctaaattaaaaatcctttctgtagatctaattttcatggaaatcggtgaaaaattagagaatttattccagtttttctacttggaagtcttattaatttttcatatttttacatatttaatttttactctgaaaatattcaatttttcagaatttttacagatacactttttgttctaaattaaatattctttcaGCAGatctaattttcatgaaaatcggtgaaaaattagggaatttattccagtttttctacATGGGAGTcattaatttgtcatattttcacatatttaatttttactctgAAATTGTtcagtttttcagaatttttatagacacactttttattccaaattaaaaatcctttccgtAGATATagttttcatggaaatcggtgaaaaattagggaatttattccagtttttctacttgggagtcttattaatttgttatatttttacatatttaatttttactctaaaactattcaatttttcagaatttttatagatacactttttattccaaattaaaaatcctttctgtagatctaattttcatggaaatcggtgaaaaattagggaatttattccagtttttctacttgggagtcttattaatttgtcatattttcacatatttaatttttactctgAAACTGTtcagtttttcagaatttttatagatacactttttattctaaattaaaaatcctttccgtagatttaattttcatggaaatcggtgaaaaattagGGAATTAATTCCAGTTTTTCTCTTTGGGAGCCATTAATTTGTCGTATTttcacatattttaattttacttggaAAGTATTCagtttttcaagatttttatagatacactttttattctaaattaaaaatcctttccgtAGGtataattttcatggaaatcggtgaaaaattagGGAATTTATTCGAGTTTTTCTCTTTGGGATTCTTattaatttgtcatattttcacatatttaatttttactctgAAATTGTTcagttttttagaatttttatagatacactttttattccaaattaaaaatcctttatgtagatctaattttcatggaaatcggtgaaaaattagGGAATTTATACCAGTTTTTCTCCTTGGGAGCcattaatttgtcatattttcacatatttaatttttattctgaaactgttcagtttttcaaaatttttatagatacactttttgttctaaattaaaaaaccctTTCCGTATATCTAACTTCTATAAAAATCGGTGAGAAATTAGGGAATTTATTCCTGTTTTTCTCTTTGGGATTCTTATTAATTTGTCCTATTTtcacatatttaatttttactctgAAACTATtcaatttttcagaatttttttagatacactttttattccaaattaaaaatcctttgtGTAGAtctaattttcatggaaattggtaaaaaattagggaatttattccagtttttcccTTTGGGAGCCATTAAATTGTCATAtcattacatatttaaattttactctgAAACTATTccatttttcagaatttttatagataaactttttgttctaaattaaactaaattaaaaatcctttccggATATCTGACTTCTATAAAAATCGGTGAGAAATTAGGGAATTTATTCCTGTTTTTCTACTTGGGATTCTTattaatttgtcatattttcacatatttaatttttactctgAAACTGTtcagtttttcagaatttttatagatacactttttattccaaattaaaaatcctttatgtaaatttaattttcatggaaatcggtgaaaaattagGGAATTTATTCGAGTTTTTCTCTTTGGGATTCTTattaatttgtcatatttttacatatttaatttttactctgAAACTATtcaatttttcacaatttttatagatacactttttgttccaaattaaaaatcctttccttaaatctaattttcatggaaatctgAGGGAAATTAGGGaatttattcttgtttttctACTTGGGAGTCTTATTACCCACTTTCAAATCCCATATCTAGAAAACTACTTGCAATATTCTcgtcaaaaaaaaagtatgataTTCACAAGAATATTCTTTACAAATATTCTCTAAGGGTCAAGACAGTCCAAGTGAAAATGTTCGAAACGTCGAGGTTTTTATGTAGAGAGTGTCCTCTTCAAACTGATTACCCACTTTCAAGTCCAATATCTAGAAAACTAACTGGAATATTCTGgtcaaataaaaagtataatattcagaaaaatattctttacaaatattatttaaggttCAAGACAGTCCaagtgaaaaatttttaaatattgaggcTTTTATGTAGTGGGATCCAAGAAGGTTTCTATACTAATTTTACTGAATCTGATGTCTGTCTGTTTTTGATTTCCATCAACGACTTGGCCTCCTTGGACATAACAAGTCATTTCAcattgtttgctgatgataccaccatcttGTCATACTGCAATGGTCATCTCTAGCAAATCTTAACCTTACCAAAATCAATATTGTAACCTTGAAGTCAGACCAGTCTTTTGATACTTATTTATactaatatgaataatagacaTGCAGCAAGGTTCTTGGTTTATGTTTGTTATGCTCTTATAAATAAGTGTATCACAGCGACATTTCTTCATTCTTTTCCTTCTGCAGACTAACagaaagagagaaaaaagaaaGACAACATAAAAAGGAGTTGCTCAGATTAGCTCAAGAGCATGAAAAAGCAAGAGAGTTGGAAAGGGTGCAAAGATACCACATGCCAAGGGACCTTGGTAAGGATTCCACCTCCGATTATATTGAGGTGGATGAATTGGAAAAACTGCCACAATCGGAGCAAAAGAAATGGGAAAAAGACCAGATGGCTTCGGCAGTGTTCAGTTTTGGCGCTAAAGACGCCTCTAAAAAGGACGAATATGAATTACTACTGGAGGATCAGATTGATTTCATTCAAGCCCTTCAAATGCCAGGTAGGacagtgattttttttctttagaattaggttctttatatatttaacaGTGGTCAATTTAATTcattgattattattaattgaacATTCTTCATGCTATTTGGATGAACCGAAACTCGTTGTTTTAGGTTCGAAAGATAAACTAAAATCTGAACCCGAACTTAAAGAGCACGAAAAGAAAAAACTGAGTATAGAAGAGACCAAGAAAAGTTTACCCATTTTCCCATTTAGGGACGATTTAATTCAAGCGGTTCGTGAACATCAAGTTTTAATTATCGAGGGGGAAACGGGGTCTGGAAAAACCACACAAATTCCCCAGTATTTACATGAGGCCGGATTTACTGAAGACGGTAATGTTAGGTCATTTTAACACTTAAAAGTAGTCAAccatttcttattaaaaagacttacttattacaaaaaaactacaTGTCTCGAACTTATTTATTAGATTGAGAATAGATTACACGTGTATTTCACAGGTTCTAAAAGATGTCTGTTgatcaataataataagtttattcgGCAAAATATAGTAAATTAATTGAGGAGTTGTGTGATGGAAATAATCTTGTGTTGAGTTCTAAGTGTTCTATGGATAATGTTAAGGGTCTAACAGTTGATGATGGGCTTAAATT
The sequence above is a segment of the Anthonomus grandis grandis chromosome 20, icAntGran1.3, whole genome shotgun sequence genome. Coding sequences within it:
- the LOC126748004 gene encoding probable pre-mRNA-splicing factor ATP-dependent RNA helicase mog-4, translating into MSKPKKVRKRYETDSSESSVDSEEEARRKDIKERDEFAERLKKKDESKTRNIVQASDRRAYEEAAKRLQLENAAREKIVPKLRVESRRKYLEKRKEDKLLELEADIQDDEYLFEEEVLTEREKKERQHKKELLRLAQEHEKARELERVQRYHMPRDLGKDSTSDYIEVDELEKLPQSEQKKWEKDQMASAVFSFGAKDASKKDEYELLLEDQIDFIQALQMPGSKDKLKSEPELKEHEKKKLSIEETKKSLPIFPFRDDLIQAVREHQVLIIEGETGSGKTTQIPQYLHEAGFTEDDKKIGCTQPRRVAAMSVAARVAQEMGVKLGNEVGYAIRFEDCTSERTIIKYMTDGTLHREFLSEPDLQSYR